In Antechinus flavipes isolate AdamAnt ecotype Samford, QLD, Australia chromosome 3, AdamAnt_v2, whole genome shotgun sequence, a genomic segment contains:
- the NUP35 gene encoding nucleoporin NUP35 isoform X3: MTTFQTLEGHYHSLNLLQGSSMFSPANIGQPRKTNLSPAQLDPFYTQGDSLTSEDHLDDTWVTVFGFPQASASYILLQFAQYGNILKHVMSNTGNWMHIRYQSKLQARKALSKDGRIFGESIMIGVKPCIDKSVMESCDRSTISSPGSAFTPPIKTLGTPVQPSSTPRISTMRPLATAYKASTSDYQVVSDRQTPRKDESLVSKAMEYMFGW; this comes from the exons GTTCAAGCATGTTCAGTCCAGCAAATATTGGTCAGCCACGAAAAACAAATTTGTCTCCTGCTCAGTTGGATCCCTTTTATACTCAGGGAGATTCCCTAACTTCAGAAGATCACCTTGATGATACTTGGGTAACTGTATTTGG GTTTCCTCAAGCATCTGCTTCCTATATACTCCTACAGTTTGCACAGTATGGAAACATATTAAAGCATGTG ATGTCTAACACAGGGAATTGGATGCATATTCGTTATCAGTCCAAACTTCAGGCCCGGAAAGCCTTAAGTAAAGATGGAAGGATTTTTGGAGAGTCCATCATGATTGGAGTAAAGCCTTGTATAGATAAA AGTGTAATGGAAAGCTGTGATAGAAGCACCATATCTTCTCCAGGATCAGCCTTCACACCACCAATCAAAACCTTAGGCACACCTGTACAGCCTTCAAGTACTCCTAGAATTTCTACCATGAGACCTCTTGCTACAGCTTATAAAGCTTCAACTAGTGACTATCAG GTTGTTTCTGACAGACAAACTCCAAGAAAAGATGAAAGTCTTGTATCTAAAGCAATGGAATATATGTTTGGTTGGTAG